A portion of the Gossypium arboreum isolate Shixiya-1 chromosome 8, ASM2569848v2, whole genome shotgun sequence genome contains these proteins:
- the LOC108463131 gene encoding GDSL esterase/lipase At3g05180-like: MEGREKQERLKKIDPSFNFHFNSTTRNLHPTNHFIITCPASIRKSRQLFAFAKDFVTAPPISMALLYILHSLLKLAFLCSFWPTVSPLSLNYPAVFNFGDSNSDTGGLVAGKAFPMTQFNGETYFHEPSGRFCDGRLIIDFLMEAMEFPYMNPYLESVGSPNFQTGCNFATGGSTILPANAASTNPFSFNLQLSQFFRFKNRALTLLSKDKQLQSYLPAENDFNKALYMFDIGQNDLDGVFYFPASDEQVVAFISKLITELNYGMKRLYDAGARNFWVHNTGPLGCLPRIIATFGRKPSNLDEYGCVASHNRAATVFNKKLHDMCLQFLAQSPEANITYVDIYSIKLNLISNYSLYGFQQPLAACCGYGGPPLNFDTRIACGVTKDLNGGIVTANPCNNTAEYINWDGTHYTEAANRFVADEILTGNYSDSPHLRNSPLLT; this comes from the exons ATGGAAGGAAGAGAGAAGCAGGAAAg GTTAAAAAAAATTGACCCTTCATTTAATTTTCACTTTAATTCAACTACAAGAAATCTACATCCTACCAACCATTTTATCATCACGTGTCCTGCCAGTATAAGGAAATCAAGACAATTGTTTGCTTTTGCCAAAGATTTTGTCACAGCTCCCCCCATTTCCATGGCTCTTCTGTATATTCTTCATTCCCTTTTAAAACTAGCTTTCCTTTGTTCCTTTTGGCCTACTGTTAGCCCCTTGAGTTTGAATTATCCGGCAGTGTTCAACTTCGGTGACTCGAATTCCGACACGGGTGGATTAGTTGCCGGAAAAGCTTTTCCCATGACACAATTTAATGGGGAAACTTACTTCCATGAACCCTCTGGCAGATTCTGTGATGGTCGCTTGATCATTGATTTTCTAA TGGAGGCAATGGAGTTTCCTTACATGAACCCATATTTGGAATCTGTTGGCTCTCCTAATTTTCAAACAGGGTGCAATTTTGCTACAGGAGGATCTACCATTCTTCCTGCAAATGCGGCTTCAACAAACCCTTTTTCCTTTAATCTTCAGTTATCTCAATTCTTCAGGTTCAAGAATCGAGCTCTTACATTGCTTTCTAAAG ACAAGCAGCTTCAGAGTTATCTCCCCGCGGAAAATGATTTCAACAAGGCCCTTTACATGTTTGATATCGGCCAGAACGATCTCGACGGCGTATTCTATTTTCCGGCATCGGATGAACAAGTTGTTGCTTTCATTTCAAAGCTTATAACAGAACTCAACTATGGAATGAAG AGATTATATGATGCAGGTGCAAGGAATTTCTGGGTTCATAACACAGGTCCCCTCGGATGCTTGCCGAGAATCATCGCTACGTTCGGGAGAAAACCGTCAAACTTGGACGAATACGGCTGCGTTGCTTCACACAACCGAGCAGCTACCGTTTTCAACAAGAAACTCCACGATATGTGCCTACAGTTCTTAGCACAATCGCCTGAAGCTAACATCACTTATGTCGACATTTACTCGATAAAGCTGAACCTCATCTCAAACTATTCTCTATACG GATTCCAGCAACCATTAGCAGCATGTTGTGGTTACGGTGGGCCGCCATTGAATTTCGACACTAGGATTGCTTGTGGTGTTACCAAGGATCTGAATGGGGGCATTGTGACAGCAAATCCATGTAATAATACAGCTGAGTATATAAACTGGGATGGGACTCATTACACTGAAGCTGCAAATAGATTTGTTGCAGATGAAATACTAACCGGAAACTACTCTGATTCACCTCATTTGAGGAATTCACCATTGCTTACCTGA